One region of Xylanimonas ulmi genomic DNA includes:
- a CDS encoding glucose PTS transporter subunit EIIB — MTSPTTRKARAVLEAIGGVANVVEIDPCTTRLRALVEDPALVNCQALRAAGAHGVMRTGRVVQIVIGPEVDNLATALEDLM, encoded by the coding sequence ATGACGTCCCCTACTACCCGCAAGGCCCGAGCCGTGCTCGAGGCAATCGGCGGCGTCGCCAACGTCGTCGAGATCGACCCCTGCACCACGCGCCTGCGCGCCCTCGTGGAGGACCCCGCCCTCGTCAACTGCCAAGCGCTGCGCGCCGCGGGAGCGCACGGCGTCATGCGCACCGGCAGGGTCGTCCAGATCGTCATCGGACCTGAGGTCGACAACCTCGCCACCGCGCTCGAAGACTTGATGTAG
- the ptsP gene encoding phosphoenolpyruvate--protein phosphotransferase produces the protein MSGETPTGAASGTTLTGAPVSPGAAAGVVATMQAPVGEPAASQLTEADVEAAVARIAAASSAVQTELMRRAQSAKGAGVDVLTATAAMAADPMLIGDATRRVRESHLCPERAVWDAAESVAAQLETLGPPLSERARDVRDVRDRVIADLTGRPAPGVPEPGEPFVLVAVDLAPADTALLDPDSVLALVTAEGGPTSHTAILARSLGIPAVVAVAGATALTDGQVVVVDGTAGTVMVNPDEATVAAVRARPRRAARTFDGVGQTADGVRVQLLANVADPEAARAAATSGAEGVGLFRTEFCFLGRATEPTVAEQVEAYRGVLAAFAGKKVVVRTLDAGADKPLPFVTADSEPNPALGVRGLRTAAAYPGVLDRQLEAIASAAAAEDAEVWVMAPMVATADEAREFVASCRAHGVTTAGVMVEVPAAALRSAAIFEHAQFASLGTNDLVQYTMAADRMLGDLAALSTPWQPAVLDLVKATCDGAVERHRPVGVCGEAAADPVLAPVLVGLGVTSLSMTPRALPDVAAVLAAVDSAECRELAAIALRHATARAARDAVRERLRPVLEPLGL, from the coding sequence ATGAGCGGCGAGACCCCCACGGGGGCGGCGTCCGGGACCACGCTGACCGGCGCGCCGGTCAGCCCCGGCGCCGCCGCCGGCGTCGTCGCGACCATGCAGGCGCCGGTCGGTGAGCCCGCCGCGAGCCAGCTCACCGAGGCTGACGTCGAGGCGGCGGTCGCGCGGATCGCGGCGGCGTCGAGCGCCGTCCAGACGGAGCTCATGCGCCGCGCGCAGTCCGCCAAGGGCGCCGGCGTCGACGTGCTCACCGCGACGGCCGCCATGGCCGCCGACCCGATGCTCATCGGCGACGCCACGCGCCGCGTGCGCGAGTCCCACCTGTGCCCCGAGCGGGCCGTGTGGGACGCCGCCGAGTCCGTGGCCGCGCAGCTCGAGACGCTCGGCCCGCCCCTGTCGGAGCGGGCGCGCGACGTGCGCGACGTGCGCGACCGCGTCATCGCCGACCTCACCGGCCGCCCCGCCCCCGGCGTGCCCGAGCCCGGCGAGCCGTTCGTGCTCGTCGCGGTCGACCTCGCCCCCGCCGACACCGCGCTGCTCGACCCCGACAGCGTGCTCGCCCTGGTCACCGCCGAGGGCGGCCCGACGTCGCACACCGCCATCCTCGCCCGGTCGCTCGGCATCCCCGCCGTGGTGGCCGTGGCCGGGGCGACCGCCCTGACCGACGGGCAGGTCGTCGTCGTGGACGGCACCGCCGGCACCGTCATGGTCAATCCGGACGAGGCCACCGTGGCGGCCGTGCGCGCCCGGCCGCGGCGCGCCGCGCGCACCTTCGACGGCGTCGGGCAGACCGCCGACGGCGTGCGGGTGCAGCTCCTGGCCAACGTCGCCGACCCCGAGGCCGCGCGCGCCGCGGCCACCTCCGGGGCCGAGGGCGTGGGGCTGTTCCGCACCGAGTTCTGCTTCCTGGGCCGGGCCACCGAGCCCACGGTCGCCGAACAGGTCGAGGCCTACCGCGGCGTGCTGGCCGCGTTCGCGGGCAAGAAGGTCGTGGTGCGCACGCTCGACGCGGGCGCCGACAAGCCGCTGCCGTTCGTCACCGCAGACTCCGAGCCGAACCCCGCCCTCGGCGTGCGCGGCCTGCGCACCGCGGCGGCCTACCCCGGCGTGCTCGACCGGCAGCTCGAGGCCATCGCCTCGGCCGCCGCGGCCGAGGACGCCGAGGTGTGGGTCATGGCGCCCATGGTGGCCACGGCCGACGAGGCCCGCGAGTTCGTCGCCTCGTGCCGCGCGCACGGCGTCACGACGGCCGGCGTCATGGTCGAGGTCCCGGCCGCGGCGCTGCGCTCGGCGGCGATCTTCGAGCACGCTCAGTTCGCCAGCCTCGGCACCAACGACCTGGTCCAGTACACGATGGCCGCCGACCGCATGCTCGGCGACCTCGCCGCGCTGTCCACCCCGTGGCAGCCGGCCGTGCTCGACCTGGTCAAGGCGACGTGCGACGGCGCGGTCGAGCGCCACCGCCCGGTCGGGGTGTGCGGCGAGGCCGCCGCCGACCCCGTGCTCGCCCCGGTGCTCGTGGGCCTCGGCGTCACGTCGCTGTCCATGACCCCGCGGGCCCTGCCCGACGTCGCCGCGGTGCTCGCCGCCGTCGACTCGGCCGAGTGCCGGGAGCTGGCCGCGATCGCCCTGCGGCACGCCACCGCCAGGGCTGCGCGCGACGCCGTCCGCGAGCGCCTGCGCCCGGTGCTCGAACCGCTCGGGCTGTGA
- a CDS encoding PTS transporter subunit EIIC translates to MSAQATTPTKEKRAIPGFAQLQRMGRSLMLPIASLPAAALLLRLGQADMLGSDGLAKHWGDWLLPVADTLGAAGNALFANLPLLFALGVAVGYAKKADGSTGLAALIGYLVFDGVGKALSPYVLGRAAEGETQALINYGVLGGIVMGLTAAVLYQKYYRIKLPPYLAFFGGRRFVPIVTAGTAVLIAVVGALIYPAFDWLINDQIGGFVTGSTIVGAFVYGTLNRLLLPFGLHHLLNSLPWFQFGEFTDASGQVWHGDIARFLHGDPTAGTFMTGFFPIMMFAIPAIALAIIHTSKPGKRKIIAGIMGSAALVAFVTGVTEPLEFAFVYVAFPLYAIHAVLTGTALALVNALGIHSGFGFSAGAIDFTLNLGIATRPLWLIPIGLAYGAIYYVIFRFAITKFNFKTPGREDDDTDLLAGAVDDSGGK, encoded by the coding sequence ATGTCTGCCCAAGCAACGACGCCAACCAAGGAGAAGCGGGCGATCCCGGGATTCGCCCAACTCCAGCGCATGGGGCGCTCCCTCATGCTCCCCATCGCCTCCCTGCCCGCCGCCGCGCTGCTGCTGCGTCTGGGCCAGGCCGACATGCTCGGTTCGGACGGCCTCGCCAAGCACTGGGGCGACTGGCTGCTGCCGGTCGCCGACACGCTCGGCGCCGCCGGCAACGCGCTCTTCGCGAACCTGCCGCTGCTGTTCGCGCTCGGTGTCGCGGTCGGCTACGCCAAGAAGGCCGACGGCTCCACGGGCCTGGCGGCCCTCATCGGCTACCTCGTGTTCGACGGCGTCGGCAAGGCCCTGTCGCCCTACGTGCTCGGCCGCGCCGCCGAGGGTGAGACGCAGGCGCTCATCAACTACGGCGTGCTGGGCGGCATCGTCATGGGCCTCACGGCCGCGGTGCTATACCAGAAGTACTACCGCATCAAGCTGCCCCCGTACCTCGCGTTCTTTGGCGGGCGCCGGTTCGTCCCGATCGTGACCGCGGGCACCGCGGTGCTCATCGCCGTCGTCGGCGCACTCATCTACCCGGCCTTCGACTGGCTGATCAACGACCAGATCGGCGGCTTCGTCACCGGCTCCACCATCGTCGGCGCCTTCGTCTACGGCACGCTCAACCGCCTGCTGCTGCCCTTCGGCCTGCACCACCTGCTCAACTCGCTGCCCTGGTTCCAGTTCGGCGAGTTCACCGACGCCAGCGGCCAGGTGTGGCACGGAGACATCGCCCGCTTCCTGCACGGCGACCCGACGGCCGGCACCTTCATGACCGGCTTCTTCCCGATCATGATGTTCGCGATCCCGGCCATCGCCCTCGCGATCATCCACACGTCCAAGCCCGGCAAGCGCAAGATCATCGCGGGCATCATGGGCTCGGCCGCGCTGGTCGCGTTCGTCACCGGCGTCACCGAGCCCCTCGAGTTCGCGTTCGTGTATGTCGCCTTCCCGCTGTACGCGATTCACGCCGTGCTGACCGGCACCGCCCTGGCCCTGGTCAACGCGCTCGGCATCCACTCCGGCTTCGGGTTCTCGGCGGGAGCGATCGACTTCACGCTCAACCTCGGCATCGCCACCCGGCCGCTGTGGTTGATCCCGATCGGTCTGGCCTACGGCGCCATCTACTACGTGATCTTCCGGTTCGCGATCACCAAGTTCAACTTCAAGACACCCGGTCGTGAGGACGACGACACCGACCTGCTGGCCGGCGCGGTGGACGACTCCGGAGGCAAGTGA
- a CDS encoding NCS2 family permease, which yields MANTTTAPANGLGAIDRFFKITERGSTIGTEIRGGLVTFFAMAYIIVLNPIILGNVPDGTGELLAGGDTAQIAAVTALVAGVMTILMGVFANFPLALAAGLGLNAVVAYSIATIPGMTWADAMGIIVLEGLIILILVLTGFREAVFKAVPHEIKVAISVGIGLFIAFIGFVDAGFVRIPASLATPVELGIGGSLSSWPIFVFVIGLFLAIILMIRKVRGAILIAIVAGTVLAVVVEAIGSLGGQSADNPGGWKLNIPQLADGWGLPSFGILGNFSLLGSFRNIGVVAVILLVFTLMLADFFDTMGTMVAVGGEAGLLDAEGNPPKTRQILIVDSVAAAAGGVGSVSSNTSYIESAAGVGDGARTGLASVVTGLAFLLAMFAAPVVEMVPYEAATPALVVVGFLMLTQVTGIDWKNHEVALPAFLTIVLMPFTYSITAGIGAGIISYVVIKLVVGKGKAVHPFLYGAAVLFVLYFLQGPLRDWVGF from the coding sequence ATGGCCAACACGACCACCGCGCCGGCCAACGGGCTGGGCGCGATCGATCGCTTCTTCAAGATCACCGAACGCGGCTCGACCATCGGGACCGAGATCCGCGGCGGCCTCGTCACCTTCTTCGCGATGGCGTACATCATCGTGCTCAACCCGATCATCCTGGGCAACGTCCCGGACGGCACGGGTGAGCTGCTCGCCGGAGGCGACACCGCCCAGATCGCCGCCGTCACGGCGTTGGTCGCGGGCGTCATGACCATCCTCATGGGCGTGTTCGCGAACTTCCCGCTCGCGCTCGCCGCCGGCCTCGGCCTCAACGCCGTCGTCGCCTACTCGATCGCCACCATCCCGGGCATGACCTGGGCCGACGCCATGGGCATCATCGTGCTCGAAGGCCTCATCATCCTGATCCTGGTGCTCACCGGGTTCCGTGAGGCGGTCTTCAAGGCTGTGCCGCACGAGATCAAGGTCGCGATCTCGGTCGGCATCGGCCTGTTCATCGCGTTCATCGGGTTCGTGGACGCGGGCTTCGTGCGCATCCCCGCCTCGCTCGCCACGCCCGTCGAACTGGGCATCGGCGGCTCACTGAGCTCGTGGCCGATCTTTGTGTTCGTCATCGGCCTGTTCCTGGCGATCATCCTCATGATCCGCAAGGTGCGCGGCGCGATCCTCATCGCCATCGTCGCGGGCACCGTGCTCGCGGTCGTCGTGGAGGCCATCGGCTCGCTCGGCGGGCAGTCGGCCGACAACCCGGGCGGCTGGAAGCTCAACATCCCGCAGTTGGCCGACGGCTGGGGCCTGCCCAGCTTCGGCATCCTCGGCAACTTCTCGCTGCTTGGCTCGTTCCGCAACATCGGCGTCGTCGCGGTGATCCTGCTGGTCTTCACGCTCATGCTGGCCGACTTCTTCGACACGATGGGCACCATGGTGGCCGTCGGCGGCGAGGCCGGTCTGCTCGACGCCGAGGGCAACCCGCCCAAGACGCGCCAGATCCTCATCGTGGACTCGGTCGCCGCCGCCGCGGGTGGTGTGGGCTCGGTGTCCTCGAACACCTCGTACATCGAGTCGGCCGCGGGCGTCGGCGACGGCGCCCGCACGGGCCTGGCGTCGGTGGTCACGGGCCTGGCGTTCCTGCTCGCGATGTTCGCGGCGCCCGTGGTCGAGATGGTGCCCTACGAGGCCGCGACCCCGGCCCTCGTCGTCGTCGGCTTCCTCATGCTCACGCAGGTCACCGGCATCGACTGGAAGAACCACGAGGTCGCGCTGCCCGCGTTCCTGACGATCGTGCTCATGCCGTTCACCTACTCGATCACCGCGGGCATCGGCGCGGGCATCATCTCGTACGTGGTCATCAAGCTCGTGGTGGGCAAGGGCAAGGCGGTGCACCCGTTCCTGTACGGCGCGGCCGTGCTGTTCGTCCTGTACTTCCTGCAGGGTCCGCTGCGCGACTGGGTCGGGTTCTGA
- a CDS encoding HPr family phosphocarrier protein, with protein MLERPVTVAIAEGLHARPAALFAQLAASQPVAVQITRPGGDPVPAASVLGVMALGAKAGDRVTLFAEEDDAASASLETLAQFLQQQEIA; from the coding sequence ATGCTCGAACGTCCTGTCACCGTCGCCATCGCCGAGGGTCTGCACGCACGTCCCGCGGCGCTGTTCGCGCAGCTCGCCGCAAGCCAGCCCGTCGCGGTCCAGATCACGCGTCCCGGGGGCGACCCCGTGCCCGCGGCCAGCGTGTTGGGCGTCATGGCCCTGGGCGCCAAGGCCGGCGACCGGGTGACGCTGTTCGCTGAGGAGGACGACGCCGCCAGCGCCTCGCTGGAGACGCTGGCGCAGTTCCTCCAACAGCAGGAGATCGCCTGA
- a CDS encoding DUF2530 domain-containing protein, translated as MPSLVRILTHPESRRPGPPPLNVDLRKVVLAGLAAWALALIVAVILVVADVQEWPAIAVCVSGLALGGLGLLWARKQR; from the coding sequence GTGCCCTCGCTCGTGCGCATCCTCACCCACCCCGAGTCGCGTCGTCCGGGGCCGCCGCCGCTGAACGTCGACCTGCGCAAGGTCGTGCTCGCGGGCCTCGCGGCGTGGGCGCTCGCCCTCATCGTCGCGGTGATCCTCGTCGTGGCCGACGTCCAGGAGTGGCCGGCGATCGCGGTGTGCGTCAGCGGCCTCGCCCTCGGTGGCCTGGGCCTCCTGTGGGCCCGCAAGCAGCGCTGA
- a CDS encoding PTS sugar transporter subunit IIA: MVTVLAPVAGTVRALGDVPDPVFSAGLVGPGVAIDPSPEAGREAVSPVAGTIVKLHPHAFVVSEPGGRAVLVHLGIDTVQLEGEGFTLHVAEGDVVAAGQPVVTWDPAAVAAGGRSAVVPVVALDVGADGAAVLPAVGASVAAGEALLEVPAAAA, from the coding sequence ATGGTGACCGTTCTCGCCCCCGTCGCCGGCACCGTGCGGGCTCTCGGTGACGTGCCCGACCCCGTGTTCTCCGCTGGACTCGTGGGGCCCGGCGTCGCGATCGACCCCTCTCCGGAGGCTGGGCGGGAGGCCGTCTCGCCCGTCGCCGGGACCATCGTCAAGCTCCACCCGCACGCGTTCGTGGTCAGCGAGCCGGGCGGGCGCGCCGTGCTGGTGCACCTGGGCATCGACACCGTCCAACTGGAGGGCGAGGGGTTCACGCTCCACGTCGCCGAGGGCGACGTCGTCGCCGCCGGCCAGCCCGTCGTGACCTGGGACCCGGCCGCCGTCGCCGCCGGCGGGCGCTCCGCCGTCGTGCCCGTCGTCGCGCTCGACGTCGGCGCCGACGGCGCTGCCGTGCTCCCCGCGGTGGGGGCGAGCGTCGCGGCGGGCGAGGCGCTGTTGGAGGTGCCGGCAGCGGCTGCGTAA
- a CDS encoding sugar transferase, giving the protein MSTVTQSHLASPRAALRARGLQMTRAAFGLSPWYRAYRRRLAMTDVLVIVASVALAAWVHAGEAHVSAGPATRVATAAVLGLLWYVALAADRTYDPRTFGSGPLEFHRVFDASWKLFSLVAVVAFLIKMEGARTYLVVALPVGLVGLLATRYAWRGWLHRHRTERHMTTAVLAIGLRDQAERLIREMNGRPSSGYRVVGVCVPSGTVRAGEEIDGVPVLGDLKTAGAIAAQVGADCVAVSGSDAVTADVVRRLGWELEPVGVDLMLTAELADVAGPRITVTPAAGVSLLHVDAPRFAGPKFLLKAVMDWAGAAMLTVLVLPVLVVTAVAVKATSKGPVFFRQDRVGRGGRTFRMLKFRTMVVGAERMVAQVAADGDDGAGVLFKRRDDPRVTPVGRVLRRYSIDELPQLFNVLSGNMSLVGPRPPLPSEVSKYEARMRRRLLVKPGLTGLWQVGGRSDLPWEECVRLDVYYAENWTPFGDLMILARTAKAVFGGAGAY; this is encoded by the coding sequence GTGAGCACCGTCACTCAGAGCCACCTCGCAAGCCCACGTGCGGCATTGCGCGCCCGCGGCCTGCAGATGACCCGGGCCGCCTTCGGGCTGAGCCCGTGGTACCGGGCCTACCGCCGCCGCCTCGCGATGACCGACGTGCTCGTCATCGTCGCCTCGGTCGCGCTCGCCGCGTGGGTTCACGCGGGCGAGGCGCACGTCTCCGCAGGTCCGGCCACGCGCGTCGCGACAGCCGCCGTGCTCGGCCTGCTGTGGTACGTGGCGCTGGCCGCCGACAGGACGTACGACCCGCGCACCTTCGGCTCGGGGCCGTTGGAGTTCCACCGCGTGTTCGACGCGTCCTGGAAGCTGTTCAGCCTCGTCGCCGTCGTGGCGTTCCTGATCAAGATGGAGGGCGCCCGCACCTACCTGGTGGTCGCGCTGCCGGTCGGGCTGGTCGGTCTGCTCGCGACGCGGTACGCGTGGCGGGGCTGGCTGCACCGCCACCGCACCGAGCGGCACATGACGACGGCGGTGCTGGCCATCGGCCTGCGGGACCAGGCCGAGCGCCTGATCCGCGAGATGAACGGCCGGCCCAGTTCGGGCTACCGCGTCGTGGGCGTGTGCGTCCCGTCCGGCACGGTGCGCGCGGGCGAGGAGATCGACGGCGTGCCCGTGCTGGGCGACCTCAAGACGGCCGGCGCCATCGCGGCGCAGGTCGGCGCCGACTGCGTCGCCGTCAGCGGCTCGGACGCGGTCACGGCCGACGTCGTGCGCCGCCTGGGCTGGGAGCTGGAGCCGGTGGGCGTGGACCTCATGCTCACGGCCGAGTTGGCCGACGTCGCCGGGCCGCGCATCACGGTCACACCCGCGGCGGGGGTGAGCCTGCTGCATGTGGACGCCCCGCGGTTCGCCGGGCCGAAGTTCCTGCTCAAGGCGGTCATGGACTGGGCGGGCGCGGCCATGCTGACGGTGCTGGTGCTGCCGGTCCTGGTGGTGACGGCGGTGGCCGTCAAGGCGACCAGCAAGGGTCCGGTGTTCTTCCGGCAGGATCGGGTGGGGCGCGGCGGGCGCACGTTCCGCATGCTCAAGTTCCGCACCATGGTCGTGGGCGCCGAGCGCATGGTCGCCCAGGTCGCGGCCGACGGCGACGACGGCGCCGGCGTGCTGTTCAAGCGCCGCGACGACCCGCGCGTGACGCCGGTCGGCCGGGTGCTGCGCCGCTATTCGATCGATGAGCTGCCGCAGTTGTTCAACGTGCTGTCGGGCAATATGAGCCTGGTGGGCCCGCGCCCGCCGCTGCCGTCGGAGGTCAGTAAGTACGAGGCGCGCATGCGCCGTCGGCTGCTGGTCAAGCCGGGCCTGACGGGCCTGTGGCAGGTGGGCGGACGCTCCGACCTGCCGTGGGAGGAGTGCGTGCGGCTCGACGTGTACTACGCCGAGAACTGGACGCCGTTCGGCGACCTGATGATCCTCGCGCGCACGGCCAAGGCCGTGTTCGGCGGCGCCGGCGCCTACTGA
- the nagB gene encoding glucosamine-6-phosphate deaminase: MEVVIAPAGRLAVLAANAIEALLRRKPDAVLGLATGSSPLRVYDELARRHVEAGLSFAQARGFMLDEYVDLPTDHHERYRNVIEREIASRVEWAPEQVSGPDGGADDLPAACEAYERAIAAAGGVDLQLLGVGTDGHIGFNEPGSSLASRTRIKTLTHQTRADNARFFGGDVDLVPRHCVTQGLGTIMAARHLVLLATGKQKAEAVHQLVEGPVSAMWPASVMQLHPHATVLVDDAAASRLQLGDYYRQTYADKPSWQGL; encoded by the coding sequence ATGGAGGTCGTGATCGCTCCAGCCGGGAGGCTGGCCGTGCTCGCGGCCAACGCCATCGAGGCGCTGTTGCGGCGCAAGCCTGACGCGGTGCTCGGCCTGGCGACCGGGTCGAGCCCGCTGCGGGTCTACGACGAGCTGGCCCGTCGGCACGTCGAGGCGGGCCTGTCGTTCGCCCAGGCGCGCGGGTTCATGCTCGACGAGTACGTCGACCTGCCCACCGACCACCACGAGCGCTACCGCAACGTCATCGAGCGCGAGATCGCCTCACGCGTCGAGTGGGCGCCCGAGCAGGTCTCGGGCCCGGACGGCGGCGCGGACGACCTGCCCGCCGCATGCGAGGCGTACGAGCGGGCCATCGCCGCGGCGGGCGGCGTGGACCTGCAACTGTTGGGTGTCGGCACCGACGGGCACATCGGGTTCAACGAGCCCGGCTCGTCGCTCGCCTCGCGCACGCGCATCAAGACGCTGACGCACCAGACCCGGGCCGACAACGCCCGGTTCTTCGGCGGCGACGTCGACCTGGTGCCGCGCCACTGTGTGACGCAGGGGCTGGGCACCATCATGGCGGCGCGTCACCTGGTGCTGCTGGCCACCGGCAAGCAGAAGGCCGAGGCCGTGCACCAGCTGGTCGAGGGGCCGGTCTCGGCGATGTGGCCGGCGTCGGTCATGCAGTTGCACCCGCACGCGACGGTGCTGGTCGACGACGCCGCGGCCTCACGGCTGCAGCTCGGCGACTACTACCGCCAGACGTACGCCGACAAGCCCTCCTGGCAGGGCCTTTAG
- a CDS encoding PTS transporter subunit EIIB codes for MSKAQQILDGLGGDANIVDLEACITRLRVEVDDPALVNEKALTAAGAIAVLKQGVSVQVIVGPDADNIASDIEDLR; via the coding sequence ATGTCCAAAGCCCAGCAGATCCTCGACGGCCTCGGCGGTGACGCCAACATCGTCGACCTGGAGGCGTGCATCACGCGCCTGCGCGTCGAGGTGGACGACCCCGCCCTGGTCAACGAGAAGGCCCTGACCGCCGCCGGCGCGATCGCCGTCCTGAAGCAGGGCGTGTCCGTGCAGGTCATCGTCGGGCCCGACGCCGACAACATCGCCTCCGACATCGAGGACCTGCGCTAA
- a CDS encoding GntR family transcriptional regulator, whose protein sequence is MIPTTSSSGPAITAYKHLQVREYLERLIADELQVGDLIPSERFLTQRFGISRMTVRQAIDGLVSEGTLRREHGRGTFVADRMHSEFELRLTTFGEEMRHRGLEPGALVLLAEDIEAESWLVDTFGVEPGARLHHFERLRTADGFPFSIEESWIPVDVAPALLDDGVPDSLYAALRAANLPPTWGEDAIAAGLASDREAALLDVTLPHAVLRTRRVTFSGDVPVMYAQSCTRGDRHTLVVPLREPRPTLVPRERRRDSASAGRG, encoded by the coding sequence GTGATCCCCACGACGTCCTCGAGCGGGCCGGCGATAACCGCCTACAAGCACCTGCAGGTGCGTGAGTACCTGGAGCGGCTCATCGCCGACGAGCTCCAGGTGGGCGACCTCATCCCGTCCGAGCGGTTCCTCACCCAGAGGTTCGGCATCTCCCGCATGACCGTGCGCCAAGCGATCGACGGTCTGGTCAGCGAGGGCACGCTGCGCCGTGAGCACGGCCGGGGGACGTTCGTGGCGGACCGCATGCACAGCGAGTTCGAGCTGCGGCTGACCACCTTCGGCGAGGAGATGCGCCACCGGGGGCTGGAGCCCGGTGCGCTGGTGCTGCTCGCCGAGGACATCGAGGCCGAGTCCTGGCTCGTCGACACGTTCGGCGTCGAGCCCGGGGCGCGGCTGCACCACTTCGAGCGCCTGCGGACGGCTGACGGATTCCCGTTCTCCATCGAGGAGAGCTGGATCCCCGTGGACGTGGCCCCCGCGCTGCTCGACGACGGTGTGCCCGACTCGCTGTACGCGGCCCTGCGCGCCGCGAACCTGCCCCCGACCTGGGGTGAGGACGCCATCGCGGCGGGCCTCGCCTCGGACCGCGAGGCGGCGCTCCTCGACGTCACCTTGCCGCACGCGGTGCTGCGCACCCGACGTGTCACCTTCAGCGGCGACGTCCCCGTCATGTACGCCCAGAGTTGCACGCGCGGCGACCGGCACACGCTCGTCGTGCCGCTGCGCGAGCCCCGCCCTACGCTCGTGCCACGCGAACGCCGCCGCGACTCGGCGTCAGCCGGACGCGGGTAA